The following are from one region of the Silene latifolia isolate original U9 population chromosome 9, ASM4854445v1, whole genome shotgun sequence genome:
- the LOC141601159 gene encoding uncharacterized protein LOC141601159, translating into MWWMSVVYGFNRATKRIPLWQSLLLMHQVVNGPWVVMGDFNSVLAMDERIGSEISVAEVRDFQKCVDACGIGDIPAQGSFFTWNNKQEVGDMVFSRIDRAMFNVEWLLKYPDTITMFHPEGLFDHCPCTMTLKPDCVRERGSFKYFNMWGKDSEFLPIVKEVWDSQIHGVKIFQLVKKLKLLKRPLKELNGFAYAQIETTAKLAQVILQDAQVKLHLDPTNLVLQKEAKEAAVLYKEREDAKRSFLGQNAKVQWAADEDGNTKYFHSQLLGTCKPVAKVHVPTVRKGKVVNDDQRQLITAGVTESEIKEALAAIPPNKAPGPDGFNSQFFKDAYEVVESDLIAAVQEIFISGRMLKHVNATTLTLIPKKSRLESVSDFRPIVCCNVVYKVISKVVCNRLARVSPSINVYSVANGYSWLQGSQVKVPWYPLIWNKVNSPKHAFIGWIAIQQKLLTKDRLLQYGIITNGRCELCLSHIETLQYILYDFVFSAMCWRHLKCWLGINMPTVGIKE; encoded by the exons ATGTGGTGGATGTCTGTAGTATATGGTTTTAACAGGGCTACTAAAAGGATACCTCTATGGCAATCTCTTCTGTTGATGCATCAGGTAGTTAATGGCCCATGGGTGGTTATGGGGGATTTTAATAGTGTGCTTGCTATGGATGAGAGGATAGGTTCTGAAATTTCTGTTGCTGAGGTGAGGGATTTCCAGAAGTGTGTGGATGCATGTGGTATTGGTGATATTCCAGCACAAGGATCTTTCTTCACTTGGAACAATAAGCAAGAGGTTGGGGACATGGTTTTTAGTAGGATTGATAGAGCAATGTTCAATGTTGAGTGGCTTCTTAAGTATCCTGATACTATCACTATGTTCCATCCTGAAGGCCTCTTTGATCATTGTCCCTGCACTATGACTTTGAAACCTGATTGTGTTAGGGAAAGAGGGAGTTTcaagtactttaatatgtggggtaAGGACTCTGAGTTTCTCCCTATTGTGAAAGAAGTTTGGGATTCTCAAATTCATGGTGTTAAAATTTTCCAGCTTGTCAAAAAACTTAAGTTGCTGAAAAGGCCTCTGAAAGAGTTAAATGGGTTTGCTTATGCTCAAATTGAGACTACTGCTAAGCTTGCTCAAGTGATTCTTCAGGATGCTCAGGTTAAATTGCATCTAGACCCTACAAATTTAGTCTTGCAAAAGGAAGCCAAAGAAGCTGCTGTGTTGTATAAAGAAAGAGAGGATGCTAAGAGGAGTTTCCTAGGTCAAAACGCTAAAGTCCAGTGGGCTGCTGATGAAGATGGGAATACTAAGTATTTCCATAGT CAACTGTTGGGGACTTGTAAACCAGTGGCAAAGGTCCATGTTCCAACAGTTAGGAAAGGTAAAGTGGTTAATGATGATCAGAGGCAATTAATCACTGCTGGGGTTACTGAAAGTGAGATTAAGGAAGCTTTGGCAGCCATTCCCCCCAACAAGGCTCCTGGACCAGATGGCTTCAATTCCCAATTTTTTAAAGATGCTTATGAAGTGGTAGAATCTGATCTCATTGCCGCAGTTCAGGAAATCTTTATTTCAGGAAGGATGCTCAAGCACGTGAATGCAACAACCCTCACCTTGATCCCAAAAAAGTCCAGGCTTGAGAGTGTGAGTGATTTTAGACCCATTGTATGCTGCAATGTGGTCTATAAAGTCATCTCTAAGGTTGTTTGCAacagacttgctagagtttcgcCTAGTATT AATGTATACTCGGTTGCAAATGGGTACAGTTGGCTGCAAGGAAGTCAGGTAAAGGTGCCATGGTATCCTCTGATTTGGAACAAAGTTAACTCACCTAAACATGCTTTTATTGGATGGATTGCTATCCAGCAGAAGCTCCTGACCAAAGATAGATTACTTCAGTATGGGATTATAACTAATGGGAGATGTGAGCTATGCTTGTCTCACATTGAGACTCTTCAGTATATCTTATATGACTTTGTGTTTAGTGCAATGTGTTGGAGGCATCTGAAATGTTGGTTGGGGATCAATATGCCTACTGTGGGAATTAAGGAATGA